A genomic stretch from Caulobacter sp. FWC2 includes:
- a CDS encoding acetyl-CoA hydrolase/transferase C-terminal domain-containing protein, with amino-acid sequence MTDRFTDPEVLADAIIAKVGRRIVLGLPLGLGKANHVVNVLFARAMADRSLHLHIFTALTLEPPRPKSELEAAFLGPVIARTLGGYPALAYAEVQRRDALPDNIQVDEFFFQAGTRLGVESAQRSYISANYTHAARYLLDRGVNVVAQLVAKDGDRFSLSCNTDITLDLLAARQAGKADFLLVGQVNDALPFMPGDGDLPASAFSHLLDGPAVQFPLFAPPKEPITDAHYAIGFHAAGLIPDGGTIQMGIGSISDAVVQGLIVRHRDPDGFRDTLKRLSPAAAPPQHGEPFERGLYAATEMFVDCLLDLWKAGVLKREVDGAVLHGGFFLGPRAFYEALRVMPAADRAKFQMQAISGINELYGDEAAKRIARVDARFINTAMMVTLLGAVVSDGLEDGRVVSGVGGQYNFVAQAFALEDARSVITLDAVRGAGKAARSNVLWSYGHGTIPRHLRDIVITEYGVADLRGLTDRDVIVALLKVADSRFQSALLEKAKAAGKLERGYVLPAEVRDNSPERIAEALAPAKAAGLAPLLPFGSDFNPLEESLLPTLGRLKAAQTEPNALLGLVLEGLRAKGDDGAALKRLGLDRPRGLRQRLTALALRGALRR; translated from the coding sequence ATGACGGACCGCTTCACCGACCCGGAAGTCCTGGCCGACGCCATCATCGCCAAGGTGGGCCGACGCATCGTGCTGGGCCTGCCGCTGGGCCTGGGCAAGGCCAACCACGTGGTCAACGTCCTGTTCGCCCGGGCTATGGCCGATCGGTCGCTGCACCTGCACATCTTCACCGCCCTGACCCTGGAACCGCCGCGCCCCAAGTCGGAACTCGAGGCGGCCTTCCTTGGACCGGTGATCGCGCGGACCCTGGGCGGCTATCCGGCCCTGGCCTATGCCGAGGTCCAGCGCCGCGACGCCCTGCCGGACAATATCCAGGTCGACGAGTTCTTCTTCCAGGCGGGCACACGGCTGGGCGTCGAGAGCGCCCAGCGCAGCTACATCTCGGCCAACTATACCCACGCGGCGCGCTATCTTCTGGATCGGGGGGTCAATGTCGTGGCCCAACTGGTGGCCAAGGACGGCGATCGTTTCAGCCTGTCCTGCAACACCGACATCACCTTGGACCTGCTGGCCGCGCGCCAGGCGGGCAAGGCCGACTTCCTGCTGGTCGGCCAGGTCAATGACGCGCTGCCATTCATGCCGGGCGACGGCGACCTGCCGGCCTCGGCGTTCAGCCACCTGCTGGACGGGCCGGCCGTGCAGTTCCCGCTGTTCGCCCCGCCCAAGGAGCCGATCACCGACGCCCACTACGCGATCGGTTTCCACGCGGCGGGCCTGATCCCGGACGGCGGCACGATCCAGATGGGCATCGGCTCGATCAGCGATGCCGTGGTGCAAGGGCTGATCGTTCGTCATCGCGACCCTGACGGCTTTCGCGACACCCTCAAGCGCCTGTCACCCGCCGCCGCGCCACCGCAGCACGGCGAACCGTTCGAGCGGGGGCTGTACGCCGCCACGGAGATGTTCGTCGACTGCCTTCTCGACCTCTGGAAGGCTGGCGTGCTGAAGCGCGAGGTCGACGGGGCGGTGCTGCACGGCGGCTTCTTCCTGGGTCCGCGCGCCTTCTACGAGGCCCTGCGCGTGATGCCGGCGGCGGATCGCGCCAAGTTCCAGATGCAGGCGATCTCCGGAATCAACGAACTCTATGGCGACGAGGCCGCCAAGCGCATCGCCCGCGTCGACGCCCGCTTCATCAACACCGCCATGATGGTCACCCTGCTGGGCGCGGTGGTCTCGGACGGCCTGGAGGACGGCCGCGTCGTCAGCGGGGTGGGCGGACAGTACAACTTCGTGGCCCAGGCCTTCGCGCTGGAGGACGCGCGCTCGGTCATCACCCTGGACGCCGTACGCGGCGCAGGGAAGGCGGCTCGCTCGAATGTCCTGTGGTCATACGGCCACGGCACCATCCCGCGCCACCTGCGCGACATCGTCATCACCGAATACGGCGTCGCCGACCTGCGCGGGCTGACCGACCGCGACGTGATCGTCGCCCTGTTGAAGGTGGCCGACAGCCGCTTCCAGTCCGCGTTGCTTGAAAAGGCCAAGGCCGCCGGCAAGCTGGAACGCGGTTACGTCCTGCCAGCCGAGGTCCGCGACAACTCGCCCGAGCGCATCGCCGAGGCGCTGGCGCCGGCCAAGGCGGCGGGCCTTGCGCCGCTGCTCCCGTTCGGCTCCGATTTCAATCCGCTCGAGGAGAGCCTGCTTCCGACGCTAGGCCGGCTAAAGGCGGCGCAGACCGAGCCGAACGCCCTGCTCGGCCTGGTTCTGGAAGGCCTGCGGGCCAAGGGCGACGATGGGGCGGCCTTGAAGCGCCTTGGCCTGGACAGGCCCAGAGGTCTCCGCCAGCGCCTGACCGCACTCGCCTTGCGCGGCGCGCTGCGTCGCTAG
- a CDS encoding 3-hydroxyacyl-CoA dehydrogenase NAD-binding domain-containing protein translates to MQDRALTLLKPRDLDLGPAAMNDYGLTHWRMARDSDGVAWAVLDKAEVSANTLDDAVLGELDQILDLMQADRPVALVIRSAKPSGFIAGADVSQFRGANDVGEVEQRMARAHAIVDRLDGQPYQTIAVVHGYALGGGLEVALACKVRIAVDGARFGFPEIQLGLHPGLGGTARFTRLIDPLQAMSFMLTGKTIAAKKAKALGLVDAVVPERHVRAAVNAAIRGDLRGDGQSLIARLKDSAPARRLAAGRMRDEARKQARPEHYPAPSALIDLWERHGGDFETMKAAEIGSFARLIVSETAQNLIRVFFLRETLKGLAGEGGQISRVHVIGAGAMGGDIAAWCAWSGLTVTLTDVKPEPIGGAIKRAAELYGKVGHDDHLKVRDALDRLIPDLKGEGARSADVVIEAAPEKVDLKKSLYAKIEPLMKPGAILATNTSSIPLETLREGLQRPERLVGLHFFNPVSRMQLVEVVRHDGLDAEVEKAARAFAGSIDRLPAPARSAPGFIVNRALTPYLVEAMAMLDEGVAKETIDKAAERFGMPMGPIELADQVGLDICLAVADMLKRELKWDMPDAPQWLRDKVEHKQLGKKTGEGLYVWSGGHPVKAPNAAEHDPDMADRLILPLLNTCAALLGDGVSEDPDVIDAAMIFGAGFAPFRGGPLRYARQRGVAEVKARLEDLARKYGERFRPAEGWSKLEA, encoded by the coding sequence ATGCAAGACCGCGCCCTGACCCTCTTGAAGCCCCGCGACCTCGACCTGGGGCCGGCGGCGATGAACGACTATGGCCTGACGCACTGGCGAATGGCGCGAGACTCGGACGGCGTCGCCTGGGCGGTGCTAGACAAGGCCGAGGTCAGCGCCAACACGCTGGACGACGCGGTGTTAGGCGAGTTGGATCAGATCCTGGACCTGATGCAGGCCGACCGCCCCGTCGCCCTGGTGATCCGTTCGGCCAAGCCGTCGGGCTTCATCGCGGGCGCCGACGTTAGCCAGTTCCGCGGCGCCAATGACGTCGGCGAGGTCGAGCAGCGCATGGCCCGCGCCCACGCCATCGTGGATCGCCTTGATGGCCAGCCCTACCAGACCATCGCGGTGGTCCACGGCTACGCCCTGGGCGGCGGTCTGGAGGTGGCGCTGGCCTGCAAGGTCCGCATTGCCGTCGACGGCGCCAGGTTCGGCTTTCCGGAGATCCAGCTGGGCTTGCATCCAGGCCTGGGCGGCACGGCGCGGTTCACGCGGCTGATCGATCCGCTGCAGGCCATGAGCTTCATGCTGACCGGCAAGACCATCGCGGCCAAGAAGGCCAAGGCCCTGGGCCTGGTGGACGCCGTCGTGCCCGAGCGCCACGTCCGCGCGGCGGTTAACGCGGCCATTCGCGGCGATCTGCGCGGTGACGGCCAGAGCCTGATCGCCCGGCTCAAGGACAGCGCCCCGGCCCGTCGCCTGGCCGCTGGCCGCATGCGCGACGAAGCCAGGAAGCAGGCGCGGCCCGAGCACTATCCGGCCCCCAGCGCCCTGATCGACCTCTGGGAGCGCCACGGCGGCGACTTCGAGACCATGAAGGCCGCCGAGATCGGCTCGTTCGCTCGGCTGATAGTCTCGGAGACGGCCCAGAACCTGATCCGCGTCTTCTTCCTGCGCGAGACTCTGAAAGGCTTGGCGGGGGAGGGCGGGCAGATCTCCCGCGTCCACGTGATCGGGGCGGGGGCCATGGGCGGCGACATCGCCGCCTGGTGCGCCTGGAGCGGTCTGACCGTCACCCTGACCGACGTGAAGCCGGAGCCGATCGGCGGGGCGATCAAGCGCGCCGCCGAGCTGTACGGCAAGGTCGGGCATGATGATCACCTGAAGGTCCGCGACGCGCTGGACCGCCTGATCCCCGATCTGAAGGGCGAGGGCGCGCGCTCGGCCGATGTGGTCATCGAGGCCGCGCCGGAGAAGGTCGACCTCAAGAAGAGCCTGTACGCCAAGATCGAGCCGCTGATGAAGCCGGGCGCGATCCTGGCCACCAACACCTCGTCCATCCCGCTGGAGACCCTGCGCGAGGGCCTGCAACGCCCCGAGCGGCTGGTCGGCCTGCACTTCTTCAACCCGGTCTCGCGCATGCAACTGGTCGAGGTGGTGCGCCACGATGGTCTCGACGCTGAGGTGGAGAAGGCGGCCCGGGCCTTCGCCGGGTCGATCGATCGCCTGCCGGCCCCCGCCAGGAGCGCGCCGGGCTTCATCGTCAACCGCGCCCTGACGCCCTACCTGGTCGAGGCCATGGCCATGCTGGACGAAGGCGTGGCCAAGGAGACGATCGACAAGGCCGCCGAGCGGTTCGGCATGCCGATGGGGCCGATCGAGCTGGCTGATCAGGTCGGTCTCGATATCTGCCTGGCCGTGGCCGACATGCTGAAGCGCGAGCTGAAGTGGGACATGCCCGACGCCCCGCAATGGCTGCGTGACAAGGTCGAGCACAAGCAGCTCGGCAAGAAGACGGGCGAGGGGCTCTATGTCTGGTCGGGCGGCCATCCGGTCAAGGCGCCCAACGCCGCCGAGCACGATCCGGACATGGCCGACCGCTTGATCCTGCCCCTGCTCAACACCTGCGCGGCCTTGCTGGGCGACGGCGTCTCGGAGGATCCGGACGTGATCGACGCGGCGATGATCTTCGGGGCCGGCTTCGCGCCGTTCCGAGGCGGTCCGCTGCGCTATGCGCGCCAGCGCGGCGTCGCCGAGGTCAAGGCGAGGCTGGAGGATCTCGCCCGTAAGTACGGCGAACGCTTCCGGCCGGCGGAAGGCTGGTCCAAGCTGGAGGCATGA
- a CDS encoding alginate lyase family protein codes for MNRRDFFLGTALALTAFGRARAAPLDIAVIDRARIVKAAERYLGEAPLTITAFAAPRSPGGRHDYYSEADYWWPDPAHPNGPYIRKDGYSNPDKFTAHRDAVIRLGVQLPALAAAYKVTKDPRYAAHAEKHLRAWFVTPETRMNPNLEHAQAIIGVNTGRGIGVIDTLHLVEVARAVSVLMAARPKVSVYAPTVAWFDAYLSWMASSANGVDERNQKNNHGTCWALQAAVFAQLTGREAELDVARGRIKALVPGQIAADGAQPLELARTKPYGYCLFNLDVLAACAWVMSTPGDNFWTFKGETGGSIADALAYMAPFIADKTTWPKPPDVEAWDGWPVRQPSLLFGGLALKRQDYLDLWKRLDPDPTEAEIIRNYPLRQPVLWVDA; via the coding sequence ATGAACCGACGCGACTTCTTCCTCGGGACAGCCCTGGCGCTGACGGCGTTCGGGCGCGCGCGGGCGGCTCCGCTCGACATCGCGGTCATCGACCGGGCCCGGATCGTCAAGGCCGCCGAACGCTATCTGGGCGAAGCGCCGCTGACGATCACCGCCTTCGCCGCCCCGCGCAGCCCCGGCGGTCGGCACGACTACTATTCCGAGGCCGACTACTGGTGGCCCGACCCGGCCCATCCGAACGGGCCGTACATCCGCAAGGACGGCTACTCCAATCCCGACAAGTTCACCGCCCACCGCGACGCGGTGATCCGGCTGGGCGTCCAGCTGCCGGCCTTGGCGGCGGCCTATAAGGTGACCAAGGACCCCCGCTACGCCGCGCATGCCGAGAAGCATCTGCGGGCATGGTTTGTCACGCCCGAAACCCGGATGAACCCGAACCTGGAACACGCCCAGGCGATCATCGGCGTGAATACGGGCAGGGGCATCGGCGTCATCGACACGCTGCATCTCGTCGAGGTCGCGCGGGCGGTCTCGGTGCTTATGGCCGCGCGGCCCAAAGTGAGCGTCTACGCCCCGACCGTCGCCTGGTTCGACGCCTACCTCAGTTGGATGGCTAGTTCGGCCAATGGCGTCGACGAGCGCAACCAGAAGAACAATCACGGCACCTGCTGGGCGCTGCAGGCGGCCGTGTTCGCGCAACTGACAGGCCGTGAGGCCGAACTGGACGTGGCGCGGGGCCGGATCAAGGCGTTGGTCCCTGGCCAGATCGCCGCCGACGGCGCCCAGCCGCTGGAGCTCGCCCGCACCAAGCCCTACGGTTACTGCCTGTTCAACCTGGATGTCCTGGCCGCCTGCGCCTGGGTGATGTCGACGCCGGGCGACAACTTCTGGACCTTCAAGGGTGAGACCGGCGGCTCGATCGCCGATGCTCTGGCCTACATGGCCCCATTCATCGCCGACAAGACGACTTGGCCAAAGCCACCGGATGTCGAGGCCTGGGACGGCTGGCCGGTCCGCCAGCCCAGCCTGCTGTTCGGCGGCCTCGCCTTGAAGCGTCAGGACTACCTCGACCTCTGGAAACGGCTTGATCCGGATCCGACGGAAGCCGAGATCATCCGCAACTATCCGCTTCGTCAGCCGGTGCTCTGGGTCGATGCCTGA
- a CDS encoding TonB-dependent receptor, translated as MKSTFYRSLLLSAAIILPAQALAQTAPANPPADDTIDAIVVTSARATQRSSIETKRTASVIVDGIVNDEIGALPDNSVGDTLERITGVTADRFKGNANELSVRGLGPALSFSTFNGREVSTAGPDRSVAFQQFPSELVNGVLVYKSQQADFLDGGIAGVIELKSIRPIDYGKRRIQMEVRGAYLPKDDDIRGHNGLGYRGNVSYTDSFDTKFGAMGVSLGYQRLDQATPEDYYITNSAFVPCTTYAAAPGTSTANCSNATTAPTGSTVGPRYFATSSRTFQSKVTDEKREALMGTFQWKPTSNLDISLDGQYSTRKSGEYRNQLSITEGLRGIQPLIVGGQSNDFSDGALMKYSGNSNLEIQVEDRQRNEKYIGGGGNVTWTPTDRLTISGDLSYSQSHRTELQKATNMRSKARVAYTLDATTDEVPSVAFTGFDIADPSNFLFGTPVSNSNYARYRQVTDRFDKIGAVRGDVTYELEGSFFQSIKFGGRLSDHRRTQDANNNSDLAIPVAYDGRTPTQLVADANANCRVPFSTSNFMDGKTNVKSWALFDNDCLFKTYTGKDSFALPTNAPGPEDSNIRERISTAYVMTNFRTQLGDTPVSGNAGVRYVRTRVLSKGFRGEVTVTPSIGGAAATVVRTPGTPLQEIEGTGGYEYFLPSANVAFDLTDVVKLRLAAYKALSRSGIEDFNVGITPVADTTATTVQGVLANSTTGNPNLKPIRGWNLDASLEFYVNRDTSFAIATYYKWLKGASFDAQEPRETSIVANGGLVTFNAVAPANDPETRELYGVEFSGNHAFTYLPGFLSGFGVQGSFAITEANFEIPDPSTVSPYTDAANLNGLSKYTGSGSVYWENDKLSLRASYRYRSSYFKPNSSTNRNAKGSGYLNLSASYDLTKQVQLKLQALNVTSTRDVMYKTGEDSITEVSDNGPQIYFGVRLRF; from the coding sequence ATGAAATCAACGTTCTATCGTAGCCTGCTGCTGAGCGCGGCGATCATCCTGCCGGCCCAGGCCCTGGCTCAGACCGCCCCGGCGAATCCGCCGGCTGACGACACCATCGACGCGATCGTCGTCACCTCGGCCCGCGCCACCCAGCGCAGCTCGATCGAGACCAAGCGCACCGCCAGCGTCATCGTCGACGGCATCGTCAATGACGAGATCGGCGCCCTGCCGGACAACTCGGTGGGCGACACGCTGGAGCGCATCACCGGCGTCACCGCCGACCGCTTCAAGGGCAACGCCAACGAACTCAGCGTCCGGGGCCTGGGTCCGGCGCTCAGCTTCTCGACCTTCAACGGCCGCGAGGTCTCGACCGCCGGTCCCGACCGTTCGGTGGCCTTCCAGCAGTTCCCGTCAGAGCTGGTCAATGGCGTGCTGGTCTACAAGAGCCAGCAGGCCGACTTCCTGGACGGCGGCATCGCCGGGGTGATCGAGCTGAAGTCGATCCGCCCGATCGACTACGGCAAGCGCCGCATCCAGATGGAAGTGCGCGGCGCCTACCTGCCCAAGGATGACGATATCCGCGGCCACAACGGCCTGGGTTATCGTGGCAACGTCTCCTACACCGACAGCTTCGACACCAAGTTCGGCGCGATGGGCGTCAGCCTGGGCTATCAGCGCCTGGATCAGGCCACGCCCGAGGATTACTACATCACCAACTCGGCCTTCGTGCCGTGCACTACCTATGCTGCGGCGCCGGGGACTTCGACAGCCAACTGCTCGAACGCCACGACCGCGCCGACCGGCTCGACGGTCGGTCCGCGCTACTTCGCCACCAGTTCGCGCACCTTCCAGTCCAAGGTCACGGACGAGAAGCGCGAAGCGCTGATGGGCACCTTCCAGTGGAAGCCGACCTCCAACCTCGACATCAGCCTGGACGGCCAGTACTCGACCCGCAAGAGCGGCGAGTACCGCAACCAGCTGTCCATTACCGAAGGCCTGCGCGGCATCCAGCCGCTGATCGTCGGCGGCCAGTCCAATGACTTCAGCGACGGCGCGCTGATGAAGTACAGCGGCAACTCCAACCTGGAGATCCAGGTCGAGGATCGCCAGCGCAACGAAAAGTATATCGGCGGCGGCGGCAATGTGACCTGGACGCCGACCGATCGCCTGACCATCAGCGGCGACCTGTCATACTCGCAGTCGCACCGCACCGAACTGCAGAAGGCCACCAACATGCGCTCCAAGGCGCGCGTGGCCTATACGCTGGACGCTACGACCGACGAGGTCCCCTCGGTCGCCTTCACGGGCTTCGACATCGCCGATCCGAGCAACTTCCTGTTCGGAACGCCCGTCAGCAACAGCAACTACGCTCGCTATCGCCAGGTCACCGACCGCTTCGACAAGATCGGCGCGGTGCGCGGCGACGTGACCTATGAGCTGGAAGGGAGCTTCTTCCAGAGCATCAAGTTCGGCGGCCGCCTGTCGGATCACCGCCGCACCCAGGACGCCAACAACAACAGCGACCTGGCCATCCCGGTCGCCTATGACGGCCGCACCCCGACCCAGTTGGTCGCCGACGCCAACGCCAACTGCCGCGTTCCGTTCTCGACGTCCAATTTCATGGACGGCAAGACCAATGTGAAATCGTGGGCGCTGTTCGACAACGACTGCCTGTTCAAGACCTACACGGGCAAGGACAGCTTCGCCCTGCCAACCAACGCGCCGGGGCCGGAGGACTCCAACATCCGTGAGCGGATCAGCACCGCCTATGTGATGACGAACTTCCGCACCCAGCTGGGCGACACGCCCGTCTCGGGCAACGCCGGCGTCCGCTACGTGCGCACCCGGGTGCTGTCGAAGGGCTTCCGCGGCGAGGTCACCGTGACGCCGTCGATCGGCGGCGCGGCCGCGACCGTGGTCCGCACGCCGGGCACGCCGCTGCAGGAGATCGAGGGCACGGGCGGGTACGAATACTTCCTGCCCAGCGCCAACGTCGCCTTCGACCTGACCGACGTCGTCAAGCTGCGCCTGGCCGCCTACAAGGCCCTGTCGCGCTCGGGCATCGAGGACTTCAACGTCGGCATCACCCCGGTCGCCGACACCACCGCCACGACGGTGCAGGGCGTGCTGGCCAACAGCACCACGGGCAACCCGAACCTCAAGCCGATCCGCGGCTGGAATCTGGACGCCTCGCTGGAGTTCTACGTCAACCGCGACACCTCGTTCGCGATCGCCACCTACTACAAGTGGCTGAAAGGCGCGTCGTTCGACGCCCAGGAGCCGCGCGAGACCAGCATCGTGGCCAATGGCGGCCTGGTGACCTTCAACGCCGTCGCGCCGGCCAATGACCCGGAAACCCGCGAGCTGTACGGCGTCGAGTTCTCGGGCAACCACGCCTTCACCTACCTGCCGGGCTTCCTCAGCGGGTTCGGCGTGCAGGGCAGCTTCGCGATCACCGAGGCCAATTTCGAGATCCCGGACCCATCGACCGTCAGCCCCTACACGGACGCGGCCAACCTGAACGGGCTGTCGAAATATACCGGCAGCGGTTCGGTCTACTGGGAGAACGACAAGCTCTCGCTGCGCGCCTCGTACCGCTACCGTTCGAGCTACTTCAAGCCCAACAGCAGCACCAATCGCAACGCCAAGGGCTCGGGTTATCTGAACCTGTCGGCGTCCTATGACCTGACCAAGCAGGTGCAGTTGAAGCTCCAGGCCTTGAACGTCACCAGCACGCGCGACGTGATGTACAAGACTGGCGAGGACTCGATCACCGAGGTCTCGGACAACGGTCCGCAGATCTACTTCGGCGTCCGCCTGCGCTTCTGA
- a CDS encoding acetyl-CoA C-acetyltransferase, with protein MNARSPSSVVSGPVAPGRRVYLIDGARTPFLKARGAPGPFTPVDLAVQCGRPLLLRQPFAPDAFDQVILGCVNVIADEQNPARVAALRLGCGPEMTAFTVAINCGSGMQSIDTAYRYIREGSSDLILAGGAEALSHAPLVLKQSAVEWLSSLQGAKAPIDKVKAMAGFRPDMLQPVVGLERGLTDPITDLDMGQTAEVLAHYFDLSREAADAYAVESHQRLAKAQSAGWLSGEVEPAFARDGTIYDHDDGVRPDSSVETLATLKPAFERPFGKVTPGNSSQITDGASWVILASEEAVRKHGLKPRAVILDSEWAALDPSIMGLGPVLASTPLLQRAGLQLQDIELWELNEAFAVQVLACLAAWEDEGFCREVLGLPGAAGAIDRDRLNVDGGAVSLGHPVGASGNRIVLHLINTLERLDLKRGIATECIGGGQGGAMLIERV; from the coding sequence ATGAACGCCCGAAGCCCAAGCTCAGTCGTTTCCGGCCCGGTCGCGCCCGGTCGACGTGTCTATCTCATTGATGGCGCGCGGACGCCGTTCCTGAAGGCCCGGGGCGCGCCGGGGCCGTTCACGCCCGTCGACCTCGCCGTCCAGTGCGGACGGCCACTGCTGCTGCGCCAACCGTTCGCGCCGGACGCCTTCGACCAGGTGATCCTCGGCTGCGTCAACGTCATCGCCGACGAGCAGAACCCTGCGCGGGTGGCCGCCCTGCGCCTGGGCTGCGGACCCGAAATGACCGCCTTCACCGTGGCCATCAACTGCGGCTCTGGCATGCAGTCGATCGACACCGCCTATCGCTACATCCGCGAGGGCTCGTCCGACCTGATCCTGGCCGGCGGCGCCGAAGCGCTCAGCCACGCGCCGCTGGTCTTGAAACAATCGGCGGTCGAGTGGTTGTCGAGCCTGCAGGGCGCCAAGGCTCCGATCGATAAGGTCAAGGCCATGGCCGGCTTCCGACCCGACATGTTGCAGCCCGTCGTTGGACTGGAGCGCGGCCTGACCGACCCGATCACCGACCTCGACATGGGCCAGACCGCCGAGGTGCTGGCGCACTATTTCGACCTCAGCCGCGAGGCCGCCGACGCCTATGCCGTCGAGAGCCACCAGCGCTTGGCCAAGGCCCAGAGCGCCGGCTGGCTGTCGGGCGAGGTCGAACCCGCCTTCGCCCGCGACGGGACAATCTACGACCACGACGACGGCGTACGCCCTGATAGCAGCGTCGAGACGCTCGCGACTCTGAAGCCGGCCTTTGAGCGCCCCTTCGGCAAGGTGACGCCTGGCAACAGCTCGCAGATCACCGACGGCGCGTCCTGGGTGATCCTGGCGTCCGAAGAGGCGGTGCGGAAGCATGGTCTGAAGCCGCGCGCCGTGATCCTCGACAGCGAATGGGCAGCGTTGGATCCCTCGATCATGGGCCTGGGGCCGGTGCTGGCTTCGACGCCGCTCCTTCAGCGCGCGGGGCTCCAATTGCAGGACATCGAGCTCTGGGAGCTGAACGAGGCCTTCGCCGTGCAGGTGCTGGCCTGCCTGGCTGCGTGGGAGGACGAGGGCTTCTGCCGGGAGGTGCTGGGCCTGCCAGGCGCGGCCGGGGCGATCGACCGCGACCGCCTGAACGTCGATGGCGGCGCCGTCAGTCTGGGTCACCCGGTCGGGGCCAGCGGCAACCGCATCGTGCTGCACCTGATCAACACCCTGGAGCGCCTGGACCTGAAGCGCGGCATCGCCACCGAGTGCATCGGCGGCGGCCAGGGCGGCGCCATGCTGATCGAGCGGGTCTAG
- a CDS encoding site-specific integrase — protein sequence MPLKLYERPNGIYHIRGTVQGRRVDESARTRIRSEAEAIRAQLEADLFKRAVYGDKSVATFAEAATVYMEAGRPTDHLAALISEIGLTKLSDIDQNFVDRLAKRMKPGAAPATLIRQIYTPISAVMNFVAPKLCDPVKFAKPKGAGARVDQMSPAEVEIMLGFLPPHLRDLVTFYIATGCRATEALNLEWRDVSPDGQRVVFWETKGGYARGVDLQRRARAALPKRPESGEGFVWLNSDGEPWSAYDSVNTTLKKHCSRRKPNGEFIPFKERANYDGPTFRPVHCHLFRHTWATWAYAVTRDLTLLMSQGGWKSVAMVMRYAHTASPDLAQAVKRAGWEITPRNGRR from the coding sequence ATGCCGCTCAAGCTCTACGAAAGGCCGAACGGCATCTACCACATCCGGGGCACCGTCCAGGGGAGACGTGTTGACGAGAGCGCTCGCACTCGCATCCGCTCCGAAGCCGAAGCTATCAGGGCGCAGCTCGAGGCGGACCTCTTCAAGCGCGCGGTCTATGGCGACAAGTCGGTAGCGACCTTCGCTGAGGCGGCGACGGTCTACATGGAGGCCGGGCGTCCCACAGATCACCTCGCTGCCCTGATTTCCGAGATCGGCCTGACGAAGCTCTCCGACATCGACCAGAACTTCGTCGATCGCCTAGCCAAGCGGATGAAGCCAGGCGCGGCACCGGCCACCCTTATTCGGCAGATCTATACGCCGATTTCAGCCGTCATGAACTTCGTGGCGCCCAAGCTCTGTGACCCGGTGAAGTTCGCCAAGCCGAAGGGGGCCGGCGCTCGCGTCGACCAGATGTCTCCGGCTGAGGTCGAGATCATGCTCGGCTTCCTGCCGCCGCACCTTCGGGATCTAGTGACCTTCTACATCGCGACCGGTTGCCGAGCGACGGAAGCCCTGAACCTCGAATGGCGGGACGTGTCGCCGGACGGCCAGCGCGTCGTGTTCTGGGAGACGAAGGGTGGTTACGCGCGCGGCGTCGACCTCCAACGCCGGGCGCGCGCCGCACTGCCGAAGCGGCCGGAGAGCGGCGAGGGCTTTGTCTGGCTCAACAGCGACGGCGAGCCGTGGTCGGCCTACGACTCCGTCAACACGACCCTCAAGAAGCACTGCTCCAGGCGAAAGCCGAACGGCGAGTTCATCCCGTTCAAGGAGCGCGCCAACTACGACGGGCCGACCTTCCGTCCGGTGCATTGCCACCTCTTCCGCCACACCTGGGCAACCTGGGCCTATGCCGTGACCCGCGACCTGACCCTGCTTATGTCGCAGGGTGGGTGGAAGTCTGTGGCCATGGTCATGCGTTACGCCCACACCGCGAGCCCGGACCTGGCGCAGGCGGTCAAGCGGGCGGGCTGGGAGATCACTCCGCGCAATGGCCGGCGTTGA